One window of Anaerolineales bacterium genomic DNA carries:
- the rpmE gene encoding 50S ribosomal protein L31 gives MKTDIHPANFEAKVTCASCGNTWVTTSTKKELRIDVCSNCHPFYTGESARLLDVEGQVDRFYKKLTARQSYVEDQKAREESMNVNNRSVDDLALTPRATDGLKRAGLLTIGQLVDKLAEGDAAILAVNGFGQSALTAAKKKLRALGLELPEAPKAEKAEKAAEAAE, from the coding sequence ATGAAAACCGATATCCATCCCGCAAACTTCGAAGCCAAGGTAACCTGCGCTTCGTGCGGCAATACCTGGGTGACGACATCCACAAAAAAGGAACTGCGCATCGACGTTTGCTCCAACTGCCATCCGTTCTATACGGGCGAATCGGCAAGGCTTCTCGATGTGGAAGGACAGGTGGACCGTTTCTATAAGAAGCTCACTGCCCGCCAATCCTACGTGGAAGACCAGAAGGCTCGCGAAGAATCCATGAACGTCAACAATCGTTCGGTGGATGACCTCGCCCTCACGCCCCGCGCCACGGACGGACTCAAACGCGCCGGTCTGCTCACGATCGGGCAGCTAGTCGATAAATTGGCGGAAGGCGACGCCGCGATCCTTGCGGTTAACGGCTTTGGACAATCGGCGTTGACTGCGGCAAAGAAGAAATTGCGCGCGCTGGGTCTTGAACTCCCCGAGGCGCCCAAGGCAGAGAAGGCTGAAAAAGCCGCCGAAGCGGCAGAGTAG
- the rpmA gene encoding 50S ribosomal protein L27 has product MAHKTGGGSTRNGRDSNSQRLGVKRYAGQFVLSGNILVRQRGTRIKPGLNVMIGKDDTLFATADGMVMFDVYRGRKRVNIVPVEAVKS; this is encoded by the coding sequence ATGGCACATAAAACAGGTGGCGGTTCAACCCGTAACGGAAGAGACAGTAATTCCCAGCGATTGGGCGTGAAACGATACGCCGGTCAGTTCGTGCTTTCCGGTAATATCCTGGTCCGCCAGCGCGGAACACGCATCAAGCCGGGCCTGAATGTGATGATCGGCAAGGATGATACTTTGTTCGCGACCGCCGACGGCATGGTGATGTTCGATGTGTATCGCGGACGCAAGCGCGTCAATATCGTGCCGGTCGAGGCGGTGAAGTCATGA
- a CDS encoding response regulator transcription factor, translating to MTSSHKILVIDDDLAITELMSMLLKTFGFDVLTTNNGEEGIRLVREFEPNVVLLDLMMPDVDGWQVCKTIRRTSNVPILVLSALNEPRMVASVLDAGADDFLVKPVPSGVLVANIKKLIRRNTGTLDAAPLKKTKPLAQTNQPLSS from the coding sequence ATGACAAGCAGCCACAAAATCCTCGTGATCGACGACGATCTCGCCATCACAGAACTCATGAGCATGTTACTGAAAACCTTCGGTTTCGATGTGCTCACCACGAATAATGGAGAGGAGGGGATCCGCCTCGTTCGTGAGTTCGAGCCGAACGTCGTCCTCCTCGATCTAATGATGCCGGATGTGGACGGCTGGCAGGTGTGCAAAACGATCCGCAGGACAAGCAATGTGCCGATCCTCGTTCTCTCGGCGCTCAATGAGCCTCGCATGGTTGCCAGCGTGCTGGATGCCGGGGCGGATGACTTCCTTGTCAAACCAGTTCCAAGCGGTGTGCTGGTGGCGAACATCAAGAAACTGATCAGGCGCAACACGGGCACCTTGGATGCCGCGCCGCTAAAAAAAACTAAACCGTTAGCCCAGACAAACCAACCGCTCTCCTCCTGA
- the hemW gene encoding radical SAM family heme chaperone HemW, with product MTPDTSIYLHIPFCTHRCAYCDFNTYAGQEAVIPAYVEALIKEIDYVGRVAAEPRIETNTIFFGGGTPSLLSGPQIESIMSALSSAFGLSPNAEVTIEANPGTISPDKLEAIRNAGINRISFGVQSSITEELRMLERSHDFFTVIDAVSSARKAGFNNLNLDLIYALPGQTLQSWQTTVKRVLDLQPEHISAYALTFEHGTPFGKWADRGLLQLPDPDLAADMYEWTMDYLEENGYEQYEISNWARSDSGLMCKHNLQYWRSLPYLGLGAGAHGYAGGYRYSNVLRIKTYIDRLAKYDSRLTDYEFPLSPATVNHHKQTREDDISEYMINNLRLVKAGVADSDFRSRFGAGLLDVYPREIEELTSAGLLERVKTSEVFETSEIYRLTRRGRLLGNQVFLRFVE from the coding sequence TTGACGCCTGATACCTCCATTTACCTCCACATCCCCTTTTGCACCCATCGCTGCGCCTATTGCGACTTCAACACCTACGCCGGGCAGGAGGCGGTGATTCCGGCCTACGTTGAAGCCCTTATCAAAGAAATAGATTACGTTGGTCGAGTAGCGGCTGAGCCGCGTATCGAGACCAACACCATTTTCTTCGGCGGAGGAACACCCTCGCTTCTTTCGGGACCTCAAATTGAATCCATTATGTCCGCCTTATCCTCTGCCTTTGGTTTATCTCCCAACGCGGAAGTGACCATCGAAGCCAACCCCGGCACGATCTCGCCCGACAAACTCGAAGCAATCCGCAATGCAGGTATCAACCGAATCAGTTTTGGAGTGCAATCATCGATCACCGAAGAACTGCGCATGCTCGAACGTTCGCACGATTTCTTCACCGTAATCGATGCCGTCTCATCAGCAAGAAAAGCCGGATTTAATAACCTCAACCTTGATCTGATCTACGCCCTCCCCGGACAAACGCTACAATCCTGGCAGACCACAGTAAAACGCGTTTTGGATCTGCAGCCCGAGCATATTTCCGCTTATGCGCTCACCTTCGAACACGGCACTCCTTTCGGAAAATGGGCAGACCGCGGACTTCTCCAACTTCCTGATCCCGACCTCGCCGCCGATATGTACGAATGGACAATGGATTACCTCGAGGAAAATGGGTATGAACAATATGAAATATCAAATTGGGCAAGATCCGATTCAGGATTGATGTGCAAACACAATCTCCAATATTGGCGTTCGCTCCCGTATCTCGGTCTCGGCGCAGGCGCACACGGATACGCGGGGGGCTATCGATATTCGAATGTGTTGCGTATCAAGACTTATATTGACCGCCTCGCCAAATACGACTCGCGACTTACGGATTACGAATTTCCACTTTCCCCCGCCACCGTCAATCACCATAAACAGACTCGCGAAGACGATATTTCCGAGTACATGATCAACAACCTGCGGCTGGTAAAAGCCGGTGTCGCTGACTCAGACTTTCGGTCCCGTTTTGGAGCCGGGCTATTGGATGTTTATCCCAGGGAGATCGAAGAACTCACCAGCGCAGGTCTGCTTGAAAGAGTCAAAACCTCCGAGGTCTTCGAGACCTCGGAGATTTACAGACTTACACGCCGCGGAAGATTATTGGGAAATCAAGTCTTCCTGCGGTTCGTCGAATAG
- a CDS encoding thymidine kinase codes for MMHTHGLIEVVCGSMFSGKTDELIRRLVRATIAKQKVQVFKPAIDVRYAVEKVASHAGSTYDAIPVQKASEIRERVDRDTTVVGLDEVQFFDPEIVGVAQELAERGVRVIAAGLDTDFRGEPFGSMPVLMAKAEEVLKLHAICMVCGGEASRTQRLVNGKPARYDEPVVIVGASELYEARCRLHHEVPR; via the coding sequence ATGATGCATACCCACGGCTTGATCGAAGTAGTTTGCGGCTCGATGTTCAGCGGCAAGACGGATGAGTTGATCCGCCGGCTGGTGCGGGCGACCATTGCAAAACAGAAGGTGCAGGTCTTCAAACCCGCCATCGATGTGCGTTACGCAGTGGAAAAGGTCGCTTCGCATGCTGGCTCCACCTACGATGCAATTCCCGTTCAGAAAGCATCCGAAATTCGCGAGCGGGTGGATAGGGACACGACGGTTGTTGGTTTGGATGAAGTGCAATTTTTCGATCCTGAGATCGTGGGCGTGGCGCAGGAACTCGCTGAACGCGGAGTCCGGGTCATCGCCGCCGGACTGGATACGGATTTTCGCGGCGAGCCGTTCGGGTCCATGCCGGTGTTGATGGCGAAAGCCGAGGAAGTCTTGAAACTCCACGCCATCTGCATGGTCTGCGGCGGGGAAGCCTCGCGCACGCAAAGACTCGTCAACGGAAAACCGGCGCGTTACGATGAGCCGGTGGTGATCGTTGGCGCATCAGAATTGTATGAAGCGCGCTGCCGCTTGCACCACGAGGTCCCCCGCTAG
- a CDS encoding alpha/beta fold hydrolase codes for MDTVIVNGIELAYRRLGKGSPLILIHGYPLDHSIWDDVASLLENDFDLILPDLRGFGGSGTVDTPYSMAEIAGDLAALLDFLGVEKASFAGHSMGGYVALAFAKAYPNRVNGLALVSSQAAGDTPERREGRYKTAADVVEKGVSVVAETMTEKLTHDQKVRDRLLPLIHKQSVAGVAGALKAMAEREDLTSFVASFERTLVLIHGDADELIPVDRAREIKFLLPPALLFELSGAGHMPMMEMPEQTASLLKHLK; via the coding sequence ATGGATACGGTAATTGTTAATGGTATTGAATTGGCGTATAGGCGGTTAGGCAAAGGGTCGCCGTTGATCCTAATTCACGGCTACCCCCTCGATCATTCCATTTGGGATGATGTTGCTTCCCTGCTGGAAAATGATTTCGATCTCATCCTCCCCGACCTGCGCGGATTCGGCGGATCAGGCACAGTGGATACGCCATATTCGATGGCGGAAATTGCTGGGGACCTGGCAGCCCTGCTTGATTTTCTCGGCGTAGAAAAGGCATCGTTTGCAGGTCATTCGATGGGCGGGTATGTTGCCCTTGCATTCGCCAAGGCATATCCAAACCGGGTCAATGGGCTGGCCCTCGTCTCTTCACAAGCCGCGGGCGACACCCCCGAGCGCAGGGAAGGCAGGTACAAAACAGCCGCTGATGTGGTTGAGAAGGGAGTCTCAGTCGTTGCAGAGACCATGACCGAAAAACTTACCCACGACCAGAAGGTTCGTGACCGCCTCCTTCCGCTCATCCACAAACAGAGCGTTGCCGGTGTCGCTGGTGCGCTCAAAGCAATGGCGGAGCGGGAAGATCTGACCTCATTTGTCGCATCATTCGAACGAACCCTCGTGCTCATTCACGGCGACGCCGATGAGTTGATTCCTGTGGACCGCGCGCGGGAGATCAAATTCCTGCTGCCTCCGGCTCTATTATTCGAACTATCCGGAGCGGGCCATATGCCGATGATGGAAATGCCCGAACAGACCGCATCTTTGTTGAAGCATCTCAAATAA
- a CDS encoding pyruvate, phosphate dikinase, whose product MTKWVYLYNEVKQVEKLAGGSWDSVKAIVGGKGAGLLDMARANVPVPPFFTVTTEACIAYQKTGKFPKGMWEQEIRALKVIERKTGRKFGDPKKPLLVSSRSGAKFSMPGMMNTILNIGLTDQVAEGMIKATKNERFVWDSYRRVVEMFGTVVMDIPDEAFEHPLAQYKKKKGYKLDIEMRAEDWKEIVGIYKQAYKKACGKDFPQDPYKQLSMATEAVFKSWNGKRAVAYRRKEGIPDTLGTAVNICTMVFGNMGDDSATGVAFTRNPSTGEKKMMGEYLLNAQGEDVVAGIRNADAVENLKKHMPDAYKKFMDITNRLEKHYTDMQDVEFTIERGKLWMLQTRVGKRTAKAAVKIAVDMANEGLITRDKAVLRVTPEQVDALLHPQFDDAAMNAAEKEGKFLAKGVNASPGAAVGQIYFDADTAESIAKEKGQDTIMVRPFTKPDDVHGMIAAKGVLTSEGGATSHAAVVARQFGIPCVVGASTIKIDLEKRTMTAGGITLKEGDWISVDGTTGKVFSGKIPTSEPSLEEQKELMTLLKWADEVCARKNVREAAAAGYPTRGLQVWANADYPKDAHRARSYGAVGIGLCRTEHMFFEPERLPIVQRMILAGTSEARTEALNLLLPYQRKDFDGLFEAMDGYPVIIRLIDPPLHEFMPDEEKLLEEVITMRVKGETAGLADKEKLLAAIKNMHESNPMMGLRGVRLSISMPEIVEMQVRAIFEAAADCTLRGIKVKPEIMIPLTGTVKELEWIQPRLERIGREVMKEKSVKFAYKFGTMIEIPRAAVTAADVASQAQFFSFGTNDLTQMTFGYSRDDAERNFLITYQEQKILETNPFQTLDRDGVGKLMQSAIREGRMTRPELEVGICGEHGGDPESIEWCHLIGNNYVSCSPFRVPIARLAAAHAALKHLPKKAAKKVVKKASRKTKK is encoded by the coding sequence ATGACGAAATGGGTTTATCTCTACAATGAGGTGAAACAGGTCGAAAAATTAGCCGGAGGATCATGGGACAGCGTGAAAGCCATCGTGGGCGGGAAGGGTGCCGGCCTGCTCGATATGGCCCGCGCCAACGTGCCTGTGCCCCCGTTTTTTACTGTCACGACAGAAGCGTGTATTGCCTATCAAAAAACCGGGAAATTTCCGAAAGGAATGTGGGAGCAGGAAATAAGAGCGCTGAAAGTGATCGAAAGGAAGACAGGCAGGAAGTTTGGCGATCCGAAGAAACCCTTGCTTGTTTCATCCCGTTCCGGTGCAAAATTCTCGATGCCGGGGATGATGAACACCATCCTCAACATTGGTTTGACAGACCAGGTTGCGGAGGGGATGATTAAAGCGACGAAAAATGAGCGTTTTGTCTGGGACTCCTACCGCCGGGTGGTCGAAATGTTTGGGACGGTGGTCATGGATATACCGGATGAGGCATTCGAACATCCCCTGGCTCAATACAAGAAGAAAAAAGGCTATAAGCTCGATATCGAAATGAGGGCGGAGGACTGGAAGGAAATTGTCGGCATCTATAAGCAGGCTTATAAAAAAGCCTGCGGCAAGGACTTCCCCCAGGATCCATACAAACAGTTATCGATGGCGACCGAGGCGGTCTTCAAGTCATGGAACGGAAAACGGGCTGTTGCATATCGCCGCAAGGAAGGCATTCCCGATACGCTGGGGACGGCCGTCAATATTTGCACGATGGTCTTCGGCAATATGGGCGACGACTCGGCGACCGGTGTGGCATTCACCCGGAATCCATCCACCGGCGAAAAGAAAATGATGGGCGAATACCTGCTCAACGCGCAGGGAGAAGATGTGGTGGCGGGAATCCGTAATGCGGACGCGGTGGAAAATCTCAAAAAGCACATGCCCGATGCGTACAAGAAATTCATGGACATCACCAACCGTCTCGAAAAACATTACACCGATATGCAGGATGTCGAATTCACCATCGAGCGCGGAAAACTATGGATGCTGCAAACCCGCGTCGGCAAACGCACCGCCAAAGCCGCCGTGAAGATCGCAGTGGATATGGCAAACGAAGGCTTGATCACGCGCGACAAGGCTGTCTTGCGCGTTACCCCTGAACAGGTGGACGCTTTGCTCCATCCCCAATTTGACGATGCGGCGATGAACGCCGCCGAGAAGGAGGGTAAATTCCTTGCCAAAGGCGTGAACGCTTCTCCCGGTGCGGCGGTCGGTCAGATCTACTTCGACGCCGATACAGCCGAATCCATTGCAAAAGAAAAGGGACAGGACACCATTATGGTTCGTCCCTTCACCAAGCCGGACGACGTCCATGGCATGATCGCAGCCAAGGGCGTGTTGACCAGTGAAGGCGGCGCAACTTCTCATGCGGCGGTGGTGGCGCGACAATTCGGCATTCCCTGTGTGGTGGGAGCTTCGACGATCAAGATCGATCTCGAAAAACGCACAATGACCGCGGGTGGAATAACCCTTAAAGAAGGCGATTGGATCTCAGTGGACGGGACGACCGGGAAGGTCTTCTCGGGAAAGATCCCGACTTCCGAACCTTCTCTCGAAGAACAAAAGGAATTGATGACCCTGCTCAAATGGGCGGATGAAGTTTGCGCCCGCAAAAATGTCCGTGAGGCAGCTGCCGCAGGTTACCCGACCCGCGGTTTGCAGGTTTGGGCGAATGCCGATTATCCAAAGGATGCGCATCGCGCCCGTTCGTATGGGGCGGTGGGTATCGGTCTTTGCCGCACAGAGCATATGTTCTTCGAACCCGAGCGCCTGCCCATTGTCCAGCGGATGATCCTCGCCGGGACGAGCGAAGCCCGCACGGAAGCGTTGAACCTGCTCCTGCCATATCAACGAAAGGATTTCGACGGACTCTTCGAGGCGATGGATGGCTATCCGGTCATCATTCGTTTGATCGATCCGCCTTTGCATGAGTTCATGCCTGACGAAGAGAAACTATTGGAAGAAGTCATCACCATGCGGGTTAAGGGCGAGACGGCTGGGTTGGCAGACAAGGAGAAACTGCTTGCTGCGATAAAGAATATGCACGAATCCAATCCGATGATGGGTTTGCGCGGTGTGCGTTTGAGCATCTCCATGCCGGAGATCGTCGAGATGCAGGTGCGCGCGATCTTCGAAGCCGCTGCTGATTGTACGTTGCGCGGTATCAAGGTAAAACCGGAGATCATGATCCCGCTCACGGGAACGGTCAAGGAGCTCGAGTGGATCCAGCCGCGCCTCGAACGCATCGGCAGGGAAGTGATGAAGGAAAAGAGTGTCAAGTTCGCCTACAAGTTCGGAACGATGATCGAGATCCCGCGCGCGGCGGTCACGGCGGCAGACGTCGCTTCGCAGGCGCAGTTCTTTTCCTTCGGCACCAACGACCTGACACAAATGACCTTCGGGTATTCGCGCGACGATGCTGAACGCAATTTCCTCATTACATACCAGGAACAAAAAATCCTCGAAACGAATCCCTTCCAAACCCTCGACCGCGACGGTGTGGGTAAATTGATGCAGAGCGCCATCCGCGAAGGGCGCATGACCCGCCCCGAACTTGAAGTGGGCATCTGCGGCGAACACGGGGGCGACCCTGAATCGATCGAGTGGTGTCATCTGATCGGTAATAACTACGTCTCGTGTTCCCCATTCCGCGTGCCGATCGCTCGTCTCGCTGCGGCACATGCCGCGTTGAAGCACCTGCCCAAAAAGGCAGCAAAGAAAGTTGTGAAAAAAGCGTCAAGAAAAACGAAGAAGTAA
- the rplU gene encoding 50S ribosomal protein L21, with translation MKFAIVESGGKQYRAVEGSTIDVDRLAREVGETFDFDRVLLMADGDAVSVGTPTVNGIAVSATVMDHVKGPKVLSFKYRPKKRIRVRGGNRAHFTRLMIEFIGKAGDKKEKPKAEAKPKAEKPAKAAKEAKPKASTEKKPTPRKKSEKK, from the coding sequence ATGAAATTTGCAATCGTCGAAAGCGGCGGCAAGCAGTACCGCGCCGTTGAAGGCTCCACCATCGATGTGGATCGCCTGGCTCGCGAAGTGGGCGAGACCTTCGATTTCGACCGCGTCCTGCTCATGGCAGATGGAGATGCGGTCTCTGTCGGAACCCCCACCGTCAATGGGATCGCTGTCTCTGCCACGGTCATGGACCACGTCAAGGGTCCCAAAGTCCTTTCCTTCAAGTACCGCCCAAAGAAACGCATCCGTGTCCGCGGCGGGAACCGCGCTCATTTCACCCGCCTCATGATCGAATTCATCGGCAAGGCTGGCGATAAGAAGGAAAAACCCAAGGCTGAAGCGAAACCCAAGGCAGAGAAACCAGCCAAAGCCGCGAAAGAAGCGAAGCCGAAGGCATCCACAGAAAAGAAACCCACTCCGAGAAAGAAGTCGGAAAAGAAGTAA
- a CDS encoding MFS transporter — protein MSYVYLLIEFIDELVFGVGETAWPLIRDDLNLTYTEIGLLLSLPGIFAAFIEPFIGILGDVWRRRLLIIIGGLLFTASLFITSISYSFLLLLFSFSLFNPSSGAYVNLSQANLMDSDQTRHEQNMARWTFAGSLGVLMGPMLLGLFVYLGLGWRGTYAFLASISTLGLVIAIRHLPPDKKSAPFPSLREVFDGFKAAFYALKRKEVWRWLLLLEFADLMLDVLFSFLALYFVDVVRVSEAGAGIAVTAWLAMGLITDFLFIPYVDRQQDTLKYLRRTAIIEFLAFAAFLLAPGFIPKLILVIFVNLFNTGWYPILQGRLYSSLPGQSASVMAIGAVTSPLAKMFPILIGILADQFGLHIAMWLLILGPAALLIGLPRNTSTSGT, from the coding sequence ATGAGCTATGTCTATCTTCTGATCGAATTCATCGATGAACTTGTCTTCGGTGTCGGCGAAACCGCCTGGCCCCTCATCCGGGATGACCTCAATTTAACTTACACCGAAATAGGTTTGCTTCTCAGCCTGCCGGGGATATTTGCGGCTTTCATCGAACCGTTCATCGGCATCCTCGGCGATGTCTGGCGCAGGCGGCTTCTCATTATCATCGGGGGGCTTCTCTTCACCGCATCGCTATTCATAACGAGTATCAGTTATTCTTTCCTTTTGCTTCTATTCTCGTTCTCTCTTTTCAATCCATCATCGGGTGCGTACGTTAACCTCTCCCAAGCCAATCTCATGGACTCGGACCAGACCCGCCACGAACAGAACATGGCACGCTGGACTTTCGCCGGTTCGCTTGGAGTCCTGATGGGACCCATGCTGCTCGGACTTTTCGTCTATCTCGGTTTGGGCTGGCGCGGGACATACGCCTTTCTCGCATCGATCTCGACCTTGGGCCTGGTCATCGCCATCCGTCATTTACCTCCCGACAAAAAGTCCGCTCCCTTTCCCTCCCTTCGCGAGGTCTTCGACGGATTCAAAGCCGCATTTTACGCGCTCAAACGCAAGGAAGTCTGGCGCTGGCTGCTCCTGCTCGAATTCGCCGACCTGATGCTCGACGTGTTGTTTAGTTTCCTTGCGCTTTATTTTGTGGATGTTGTCCGCGTAAGTGAAGCCGGCGCAGGCATCGCCGTCACAGCCTGGCTGGCGATGGGATTGATCACAGATTTTTTATTCATCCCTTATGTTGACCGCCAGCAAGACACGCTCAAATACCTGCGCCGGACCGCAATCATTGAATTCCTTGCATTCGCCGCATTTTTGCTTGCTCCCGGATTCATCCCCAAACTCATCCTTGTTATATTCGTCAACCTGTTCAATACGGGTTGGTATCCCATCCTGCAGGGAAGGTTATACTCCAGCCTGCCCGGGCAGAGCGCGAGCGTCATGGCAATCGGCGCCGTCACCTCACCGCTTGCAAAAATGTTCCCCATCCTCATCGGCATCCTCGCCGACCAGTTCGGTCTTCACATCGCCATGTGGCTTCTCATTCTAGGACCCGCCGCCCTTCTCATCGGATTACCAAGAAACACCTCAACCTCTGGAACATGA
- the hpt gene encoding hypoxanthine phosphoribosyltransferase, whose amino-acid sequence MQNYKDVLSEILIEAEALQKRVAELGEQISADYSGEDLLLICILRGAVPFMVDLSRHISIPHMMDFMAVSSYGAGKRESSGFARVTLDLQTDIRERNVLLVEDIVDSGHTIAAVLQMLGTRQPSSLKVCALLDKPERREAHVPIDYLGFTIPNKFVFGYGLDLDEYHRNLPFVGVVDLDKYKPSG is encoded by the coding sequence ATGCAAAATTACAAGGATGTTCTTTCTGAAATCCTGATCGAAGCAGAAGCCCTGCAGAAACGGGTCGCCGAACTCGGCGAACAGATCAGCGCGGATTATAGCGGGGAGGACCTTTTGCTTATCTGCATCCTGCGTGGGGCTGTCCCATTCATGGTGGACCTCAGCCGGCACATATCCATTCCCCACATGATGGATTTCATGGCGGTATCCTCATACGGTGCGGGCAAGCGCGAATCCTCGGGATTTGCGCGCGTCACTCTCGACCTGCAAACAGACATCCGCGAACGCAACGTCCTGCTTGTGGAAGATATTGTGGATAGCGGCCACACCATTGCTGCTGTTCTGCAAATGCTCGGCACGCGCCAGCCGAGTTCGCTTAAAGTTTGCGCATTGCTCGACAAGCCCGAACGGCGCGAGGCGCATGTTCCCATTGACTACCTCGGCTTCACAATCCCGAACAAGTTTGTCTTTGGGTATGGTCTTGATCTCGATGAATATCATCGCAACCTGCCGTTTGTCGGCGTTGTGGATTTGGATAAATACAAACCTTCCGGATGA
- a CDS encoding HD domain-containing protein, with product MNHDQRPQSPYSGRWVALVRGRVVAQGGTPEQALRASQSSRHKEKPEIRFMSAAFTLPPILEKILTILPSQAEVYLVGGAVRDLLMNRLSPDFDFALPSSGISLARSVANSLNADFMVLDEDRDTGRVILTNEDGSFTYLDFAAFRGTTPSTDTRQALEEDLRDRDFTINALALNPRDMTIIDPLDGANDIRAKIIRACSPTSISHDPVRILRGVRQAAAFGFAIEKNTRTWMKEAAGEIEKVTVERLRDEVFKILGGPKASASLRALEMLGAMQHLMPELLEMKGVTQSPPHIHDVWTHTLSVLDHLDDLLSSLSPDFDAEKTSDLFMGLISLKIGRYREQIAAHMTKSLNPNRPHRSLLFLSALYHDACKPSTKFADENGRIRFFDHDLKGAEVVAERARSFNLSNDEIERLESIVRHHMRFHYFTERLLKEGQPPSRKAIYRYFRDSGGAGVDLVLLALADVRGVWGNTLTQEIWAAHLDIARILLENYWERPQETVNPPRLLDGNELMKELNLRPGRIVGQLLEFIRENQAAGKIDNRDEAIEFAREELAKIEAGS from the coding sequence ATGAATCACGATCAGAGACCGCAATCGCCTTATTCCGGCCGCTGGGTTGCACTTGTGCGGGGAAGGGTCGTTGCACAGGGCGGCACCCCCGAACAGGCATTGCGAGCCTCACAATCCAGCCGCCATAAGGAAAAACCTGAAATCCGATTCATGTCCGCCGCTTTTACCCTTCCCCCTATTTTGGAAAAAATCTTGACGATCCTCCCTTCCCAAGCGGAGGTCTATCTTGTCGGAGGCGCAGTCCGGGATTTGTTGATGAACCGCCTCTCTCCGGACTTTGACTTTGCCCTGCCTTCGAGCGGCATTTCCCTCGCCCGATCCGTTGCCAACTCCCTCAATGCAGATTTCATGGTTTTGGACGAAGATCGCGATACCGGGAGGGTTATCCTCACGAACGAAGATGGGTCATTCACATATCTCGATTTTGCCGCATTCCGCGGAACAACCCCTTCGACAGACACAAGACAGGCCCTGGAAGAAGATTTGCGAGATCGGGACTTTACCATCAACGCCCTTGCGCTCAATCCGCGCGATATGACCATCATCGATCCGCTCGACGGTGCGAATGATATCCGGGCAAAGATCATCCGCGCCTGTTCGCCCACTTCCATATCTCACGATCCCGTGCGGATATTACGCGGGGTCCGCCAGGCAGCGGCTTTCGGATTCGCCATCGAGAAAAATACCCGCACATGGATGAAAGAAGCCGCCGGGGAAATCGAGAAAGTAACCGTTGAACGCCTGCGTGATGAAGTGTTCAAGATCCTGGGCGGACCCAAAGCCAGCGCATCCCTCCGCGCATTGGAGATGCTCGGAGCGATGCAACACCTGATGCCTGAATTGTTGGAGATGAAAGGCGTCACGCAATCGCCGCCCCACATCCATGACGTCTGGACACATACCCTTTCTGTATTGGATCACCTCGATGATCTGCTCTCGTCCCTTAGCCCCGATTTCGATGCGGAGAAGACCAGTGACCTGTTCATGGGTTTGATCAGTCTCAAGATCGGGCGTTACCGAGAACAGATCGCGGCGCATATGACGAAATCCCTCAACCCAAACCGGCCGCATCGTTCCCTTCTGTTCCTTTCCGCGCTGTACCATGACGCATGCAAACCGTCGACGAAATTCGCCGATGAGAATGGAAGAATCCGTTTCTTTGACCACGACCTAAAAGGAGCGGAGGTCGTCGCTGAACGCGCACGCTCCTTCAACCTGAGCAACGATGAGATCGAACGGCTGGAGTCCATCGTCAGACATCACATGCGGTTCCATTATTTTACGGAACGACTCTTGAAGGAAGGCCAACCTCCCTCGCGAAAAGCGATCTACCGTTATTTTCGCGATAGTGGCGGGGCTGGCGTGGATTTAGTTTTGCTTGCGCTTGCCGACGTACGCGGCGTATGGGGCAACACGCTTACCCAGGAGATCTGGGCGGCGCATCTCGACATTGCGCGAATCCTGCTCGAAAATTACTGGGAGCGTCCGCAGGAGACCGTGAATCCTCCGCGCCTCCTGGATGGCAACGAGTTGATGAAAGAATTAAATCTCAGACCTGGACGCATTGTGGGACAATTACTTGAGTTCATACGTGAGAATCAGGCTGCGGGGAAGATCGATAACAGGGACGAGGCAATTGAATTTGCCCGTGAGGAATTGGCGAAGATCGAGGCTGGGTCGTAA